The window TGAATTTCCTTTGAAGACTCAAATTGGAAAATTGGTTTGTCAGATTCTATCTTTGATTCAGTGGCAGCAGCACTCTTGGAGGGTCCAGTTGAAAAGTATAACTTATTATCAGGCTTCAGAGTCTTTTTATGGTTCTGCAACAGAGATGTTTCATTTCTGGAGTCTTCATCTTCGTCTTCGTTTATTGTCCTTTTCCTTATGTTTTTGCCCTTTGTTGGCTTCCTAAAGAAATTGCAgactgaaaaataaaaaagttagcTATACCTATACAGGAAAAATAACCATATATacctttaaaaataattaaaggaACAAATTTTACCTTGTTCAGACTGCTGAGGTTCTGTTTCAGATTGCTGTGGTTCTTTTCCTGGATACTGGGACTCATTTGAATCTGTCATCTTAATGGAAACAAAAGCAAAGGTTTATAGATTCCTTGTGTCAAGCAAGATGAACTTCAATTTGCTCACAATTGTTGCTACAATCACCTGAAAGAAGGTTTTAGAATAACATCAGTTAAAATCTTTACTATTAAGTAAACCGACTATTGATCCATGATCAAAATACTAATCATAGTCATAACATAATTTGTATAGATAGGATCACACTTTCTGTCATGAGAATGAAATTAAAACTCATGATTTGTAGTGGTTCCTGATAGAAGATACTCAAAAGGATCATATGTCATCACGTTCTACAGTTCTAATCATCATTATAGCCACAATTACATTGATAATTGCACATGttaatttcatcaagaacACAAAAGCTAAAACAAAgagacaaaataaaaaagacatCATTAACAACTTCACCGTGAAAAATTACATGGAagttcataattttataaccCAAAATTCGAATAAAACTATACTAGATTCACTATAGTTTTCATGAATTTAgcaaaaaaagtttttttttttacctcaaaagtctaaaatctctaaaaccacaaaagaaaagaaaaacaaaccctagaTCGAAAACAAAAGAATCACTTGACTCAgaatcataaaatttaaaaatctacAGACaaggattaaaaattttaaaattctcaagtCCTAGTTACCTTTATAATGGAGAAAGATAAAGAAACCAGTGGACTGACTTGCAGCGGCTGACGAACACTGTAGAGGGAAGGAAAGGGATTGTTGTCGGAGGTAGGTTGCGTTACCCGAGAACTTTGGAGCGAGCGGTGGTGGCAATGGTGGGGTTCACCGTTTGTGGTGGTAGACGacgaaaagaaagagaagagcaGGATGGGAATTTTACGATTGGGCTGGATATTCCCAAATTTAAGGCCCGATGGTTTAATGAATTGTGCCCGAATCCAAATGGGATTCGGATTCCAGGAAGTTGCCTTCTGTCTGACCCGTATTTGACCCGTATCCACTCTTTTGGTTATTGATTTATGTCCCTTTTTTTGGCCAAAAGTGGATTATGTTCTTTAATTAACTTACACAATAAGTATTTTAAACCTTAATTAATACGTATTTgtaaaaagcaaaacaaaagtaGTTCACAACTTTAGTTCACTcctaaataagattaattgtaaaaaaatagttttgattttggcttttgctttttttatatgtacatTCATTAAtccttgaattatttttatttcttaatcatttGTTCAATcagacaaaaaataaaatcctagACTTTCATTTCTCCATATAAACAATGAccaattaatatttttcttattcatttaGGCGTttcaactatatatatatatatatatatatatacacgcATGGCTTACTTAGGTAGACTTGTTATGAAATTGGAGTAGTTATTAGTTAAAAACGATTAAATAGAATTgcaaaaagttgaaaaaaattgataattaaaactcaataaaaaaattaataaaagctaaaagtttattaaaaattgTACTTTATATACAAATTTAGTCATTAGTTATTGAAGGGACAAAACTAATTGTGATGATTCCtctaaaaaatatatcaaaagtGTGCTAAAACTCTAATACCTGTGAtaattcattttataaaattttgtgatgGCTTCATCTTTTCAATCAAAGAAAGAGTGCtgagagaaagggaaaaaaaatattaatactattGGAGTGCAAATTCAGAAGACTAAACTAAGCGAAGCAGTGTTGCATGACTTTACAACATGGATGAAAAGTCTAGTCTCTTCTGTTTTATCTCCCCTCAATCAAACAGATTGCTTCCTTTAAACCAATCCTTCTCCATTATCTGCTCCTCACTTCATTAGCCATGGCTCTGCTGAGAGTCATTACTTTTCTGCAATAACATACCAATAGGAAAACTTGGCACCCTTTTGACTCAAAGGTATGAAGACATACTTCCAAACACAATACTTTTACTATATTGTTGGATGCTACCTGTAAACAAGGAATGATGGAGAAAGCTCAAGATGTACTAGAACTGATAGATCAGAAAATGTAAGATTATTAGCATACAATGATTAAGGATCTTTATTTTGATGGCAACAAAACAAAGggttttcaaaatatattttattaataaaattgaggaatatattttttttatttaaactttgTTCCttactaatatatatatttttaaataagataagtattttttatgttaatttatttattaaaatttaaaaacatataaCATATCAAAAGAGGAATCTGATTTTTTAGTAtctttttgttcaaaatttaaatattaaaacttataaaaaataatttattatatttcaataaaaaataaataattttttaataattagatagaatagaattaaaaataatatacatatcatATTATATCATACACGTATCATATAATACTTGTTTGATAATTGACCAATcgataaaatatataaatttgtgtcaatttttaataatatcttTTCCTATTAGCAATAGTCCCATCATATGGCAATCCTCTGCAACTTCTCCTTGCTCCGTCAGATTTCCTATTAAAATAGAAATCAACTGAATTTAGCTGAGAAAGTCTTAGCATTTCGTTTAATTGATCACCATAAATGCCCCCACCAAGGTAATGTACATATCTTCATGCTTCTCACAGAAATTTGGATAAGGCAATCATGGAAGTGATGCTCCAAAAGATTCAAAAATATGATGCTCAAAAAATGGAAAGTTAATGGAAAATATGAGAATTCACCCATTATTGCACTGCTTTCCAGGATTAGAGAGATTTGGAGAGTAACAAAACAAGGTGATGCAATTCGACATGATTTTACATTTAAACAAGTACAAACAGCCATGGCAGATGCCGCGAGACTTGGAAACAATACAAAAATTGAAGCACAGAGCGAAAATGAACTAGCCTCACCGCATAATTCTTCAATCTTGCACATGATTTTCTCTGTTGGAGACATCATCGAGATTGGGTGAAACTAgactttcaaaatatataatggAGTGAAACCAATCCCAATTATTGCGAATTGCGAACCTTTGCTCTTGTGGATCGTACACGACTAATCTCCATCCATCATAATCGATTACAAGTTTACCAGTTTTTGTGTAGCATAATCCAATCTGCCAATGTTTGAATCCAGGCAAAGGGTCAACTGGGGAGCTGAATAATCTAGTCCACGAGGACTTGACACCATGTTCCTTCATGAACCATCCTTCATAAAGATTTTCACCGCACTCAATGAAAAGGGACAGGCAATCTCCCCAAACCCCCAACCCCATAGTTGCTACATAATGATTCTCGTCCATACGAGCTGGTTGTGGCACCACTTCTTGAAACTTCTCTTCTGctaaatcaaatgaaatgattttagtACGACTACTTACTCTTCTCGCTAGCCAATGCAGTGATCCTTTCAGGAAAATCCCACTTCCACCTAATTCCACGTCAGTTTTGAGATCGGGAATTATTCTCCAAACATTGGTTTTCATTGAAAAGACTTCAACTGTAGTTCTGTCAGAAACAATAGCAGGAGACCAGGGTCCGCGAGCAACACTTAATAATTTGTAATCATCAGTTGAGAAATCGTAGCCAAGACCATAAGGAACCATCACGAAGATGATGCTTTGGTTCAGGCAACGGCCTTGATTCCCTTGTAGATGGATTCCATAAAATGAAATCCTTATAGTCCACAACTAAGCACACCAAGCCATTACAAGACCCAGCAAAGTCAATTTCATATTCGGGATCCTTCTTGATTGCTGCTGGATAATCAAGCTCCAATATTATTGCATTGCTGCCATCTTCAGTACCATGGTAAGCTTCCAAGTCTATCGACAGAAGAGGATTGGTGGAGAGTAAGTATTCGGTGGGGGTCGATATTGCTGTCTTTCTGTGACTGTGCAAGGTGTAGTTTGGCAAACTGAGGATCAGAGATCAAAGATCGCCATGGCTTGCATACACACTTGGATCGAAGGAGACATTTGACTGGTAACCTTGACAGTATATTGGCTATAATGTCATGAGGGAGTTGAGAGACTGTTTCCATGGATCTTATAGATTTTGATATCTGCTTAATTCCTTCCCTTCTTGTGTGGCCTAATAAAGGTTGCAGCAACTTGACTTTTCCCTTCTGAAGCTTATAATGTAAGCCACAGCAACTAGCACATTAATTTGTGAAAGAGACATTAGAACGTAATGCTTTTTAAGTCAAACTTTGTGTAAGGATGATGCTTCCTCGTCTCTTCACTAGTGACTTTGCATGAGACTGTCCTGGCCTAGGACCTGAGGGACAAGTCAAagcttttaaatattctttgaTACTGTTCCAAGTAGTGATATGGCTTGTCGCAGAACAAAAACCACATCCCCCCAATTCTGCCTCTGATTGGAGATCTTGAATTCTTTGCCAAATATTATTTGCTTTTTCCCTCCCTGAACTTTTTCTTAATGTTATGTTACTAGATCCTATAATCCAGCCAATTTTTGTTCCTATATGCATCTAGGACTTTTGCTCAACGCAATTTCTTCAACACTGTTCTTTAATTTCCTAaaggtgaaaagaaaaaaaggttgGATGCAAGCAGCAAATTAgaatgaatgaaaaatgataCTCATCACAGAGCAAAATAACAATGTATATATGACAATATTATTAGAAGAAGgatgaaaaaaaatgctttATCGTCAAGGAACAGTCAACGGAATACAATTGTAGAATTCTTGTGTATATTCCATGACTTAACCAGCCTAAAACCTTACAACAGCAATAAATAACTGAAAACTGTGCAGTATGATCATTTTCAAGATGCAATACCTATAACtcaaatagagaaaaatatgtttgcACTTTGTGTAGGTATCGATAACGATCATCTTAGGACAACATTTAACTTGCTCTGCACCTGTTCTCTCACGTTCCACTGCATTCACaattataaacatattttagaCTACATTGTCTTACCTTGAAAGAACACTTTAAGATTATAGTAATAGTAATATCAATAATAGTAAGCACAGAACGAAAGCACAGCAATACCTGCAGGTCATTAATCTCCTCATCTGTGAGTGAACGCTCCATGGACCGATATGTAATCCGGTAACAATGACTTGTCATCCCTTTCTTGTTGGGAAAGTTATCTATCAAACTCACCTGGTagtaacaaaaataaatattattattgaaCATACCTACCACAAAAGACCCTCAAATGCTTCATATTACGATTGTTGAAAGATTTATGTGACAACCTAGGTTTAATTAAAGCCAAACATGTACAAAACTTTCCATCATGTACAACATTGACCTGTTGATAGTAGTGCTTTAAGGCCTTTCCATGTAGAATTTAAAATATGCTTTGTACATCAATAAGATATCCTAGCAGACGAATCAGTCATCCACACCAGTCttgaatatgtatatattttttttttgaaaatttaagatATATTCAACACAGAGGGAAGCAATCATTTGCCTCTGTAGCAACATACAAGCAGATTCAACTCTGTTATTCCCTGGATTAGAGAATAACATCCTTGAATCATCCTAAGGATACCTGAACTCAAAAAACTATACAAAAGGAATGGGTTCCCTGGCCTTCCCCTTATCTGCCAGTTCCCCTCAAcatcatcaaaaacaatcaagaaCCTCAGCACcctacaaaaggaaaaaacaaaatacaaaATCCCCATTCCCCTAGGCTGAACAAACATCAATCGGTTCAACATAGTTACTCCCTGTAATCTGTACATTCTGGCCTTCAATATGTAAGGGAGTATAAATAATTACAATTGTTATGACAGAATCAGAGAAAGATATTTTACCATGAAATCACAATCTCATATGTATAAAGCTATAATGCAAAACCACCAGTATCCAAAGCTTTGAATcctcatcatttttctttaaaaaaaattattgaacaaaaatttctttgtaaCTGTCATTTGAGACACAACATTGGCTGATGgataatttctattttttatagaaCACCTCATTCACTCCAGCATACATAACCATTTCCACTGGATACTCCCAATTGTTTTATATAGCCCAGCTGTGGGTTAAAAATAAGtcatattaaaagaaaaactagaaaTCTAAAATTGGGACATCTATTTTAAATCCACAGtgtcatttattattttctttaaaacttCAACGATAAAGTCTTCGCCTAACAACAACTTGAGAAGCAACAAATTGTTTTGTACATCATTTACACTTTCCCAACACCACCACCGCTTTAGTTTGGTCCTTTGTTGACATGACTTCCTCCACAGAAACCTAGCAACCTTATTTTCAGAAAAACAGATAAGAACCTTTCCCATCCCAGGCCAAAGAAAGTGAAAGCAATCAATAGAGTCCATTCAGAGCCACTGAACAGACATACATATGAGATATTACTTATTTCAACTCCATTGAATCAattctttctgtttttctgTTAATAATGGATGAGATAAAGCAAGTCAGTCAAACACACTCATCTCTGTCAATACCTTTTCCATCATTcagataatttataatatttataaactgATAATACGTACTCTATATAACATTCAGTTGGGCAAATTTACCATATAGATGAACATGTTTATGTCTTCAGAAGATATTTCTAGCCAACAGATGTAAATTGCATACCTCTTCAACAAGATCCCCAGCTATTCCTCTTATAACTTCACATAAATTGTTCTCAGTAAATGATTCATTGATCCAAAAGCTGATGTCTTTATAACAGGGAGGATACTGCAAAAACAATTGATGTGTCAAGTCATTCTTCCATAATAAGTACTAAACTATTAAAAGAATATACTGTGGAAAGGGTTAAAATAAaccattttcttaatttatacCTTTGAAAAGGGTTTAAACTTCACTCCCATTTGGCCTTGGGAAAACTGCATTCAAgtagcttaatcaaatccaGCTTAGATGAAGATACTAAATTGGAAATTTAAGAACTTCAACTTTCAAATCGTGGAGCTACATTCAGGAGCTACCTGTGAGGTAAATCGTTCATCAGTTGACCAAAAAAGCCGAATATCCGGTATGTCAAATAAAACCATTGCAAGCCGCTCCAATCCAAGTCCAAAGGCCCAAGCAACACTGTTTAATCTACCATTACTTTTCAATATTTCTTGCTCCATCACTCCACAACCCAAAACCTCCATCCATTTTTCCTGACAATTGTTGTAGGTGGCTGGTAAGTCATACTCAGTGCTAAAGTTACCACATGAAATAGTCATTGATTTAAGAAGATTCAGATTGAACAGTCAAttaataaaagtaataatGAGGGCTAGTAACACAGAGTACATACATGTAGTTAAGGAGGTATTAGAACATTCAAATCTTGATTTAGCTTAGTACAATTTATGATTACAACAATAAGCATACTGTTCACCCTCTAAATCTTTTGCTGTCAAACAATCATAGTAGAATTTTTTGACAAAAGGACCATGAGCATTGCAATAAAGTAAGCAATGGAGAAGGCAAACAAAATTCTTCAGACTGAATAAGTCATGCTTAAAGAAAACACTAACACTATTCTATAAAAGAGGATTAAGAGAATACcttaaaatagatttcaagttcatAAGAAGGATTTGTAAATGGAAAATAGGCATCGATCCAACGCATCTCAACGGCACCTGGAATGTTAACAGATTGAGGCTAATTGACTTTAACATGTAGCAGTCCTTACCAAGTACATGATCAACCCCAGACACAAGCACTTTGATGACTAACTACATAAAATTTTGCAAGTGATC is drawn from Theobroma cacao cultivar B97-61/B2 chromosome 4, Criollo_cocoa_genome_V2, whole genome shotgun sequence and contains these coding sequences:
- the LOC108661650 gene encoding F-box protein CPR30-like, producing MVPYGLGYDFSTDDYKLLSVARGPWSPAIVSDRTTVEVFSMKTNVWRIIPDLKTDVELGGSGIFLKGSLHWLARRVSSRTKIISFDLAEEKFQEVVPQPARMDENHYVATMGLGVWGDCLSLFIECGENLYEGWFMKEHGVKSSWTRLFSSPVDPLPGFKHWQIGLCYTKTGKLVIDYDGWRLVVYDPQEQRFAIRNNWDWFHSIIYFESLVSPNLDDVSNRENHVQD